Proteins found in one Gadus macrocephalus chromosome 23, ASM3116895v1 genomic segment:
- the rnf32 gene encoding RING finger protein 32 yields MTMQKRLTSKNTNLVITSVAFQDHISRSLLEPPGSVSRAAAKSRRNKPSNPDRSQVRPGQGDQTRPGQGDQELDREYVVDDAPARLTLAQRLGLVAAPAQRLTGSEWSAVKSRCVRQGDSASPCAICREEFCLQPQVLLSCSHVFHRACLQSYERFCGRKCCPMCRKEQYETRVIHDAAFLFRQRSATRIQACWRGYLARRWYRQVRKTTPPRDRHLRRKFFEEKLQELNTSLLRCCQADVEGFLWGIDRSLSSSRRVFQQLGRPAGLTPQDWDSVLGQAQRRGTWDCPICLTPVFSSGWGSGRGGVLLSCSHLFHPSCLDAFESFGQDRTPSCPLCRSSYSRRPV; encoded by the exons ATGACGATGCAGAAG AGACTGACTTCAAAAAACACCAACTTGGTGATCACGTCAGTAGCTTTCCAGGACCACATCTCACGGAGCCTGCTGGAGCCCCCCGGGTCTGTCAGCAGAGCGGCCGCCAAGAGCCGCCGAAATAAACCTTCAAACCCTGACCGATCCCAGGTCAGACCGGGTCagggagaccagaccagaccgggTCAGGGGGACCAGGAATTAGACAGGGAATATGTAGTTGATGACGCCCCGGCTCGTTTAACTTTAG CTCAGCGGCTGGGTCTAGTGGCGGCCCCGGCCCAGCGGCTCACGGGGTCGGAGTGGAGCGCTGTGAAGAGCCGTTGCGTCCGGCAAGGAGACTCCGCCTCTCCCTGCGCCATTTGTAGGGAGGAGTTTTGTCTCCAGCCTCAG GTGCTGCTCTCCTGCTCCCATGTTTTTCACCGGGCATGTTTGCAGTCGTACGAGAGATTCTGCGGCAGGAAATGCTGTCCCATGTGCAGGAAGGAACAGTATGAGACACGCGTCATCCACGATGCCGCGTTCCTCTTCAGACAGCGGAGTGCCACCAG aatccAGGCGTGTTGGCGTGGTTACCTGGCCCGCCGATGGTACAGACAGGTACGCAAGACCACCCCCCCCAGGGACAGGCACCTGCGGCGCAAGTTTTTTGAAGAGAAG CTTCAGGAGCTGAACACCAGCCTGCTGCGGTGCTGCCAGGCCGACGTTGAGGGCTTCCTGTGGGGCATCGACCgcagcctgtcctcctcccGCCGGGTCTTCCAGCAGCTGGGGAGACCGGCTGGACTTACCCCGCAGGACTGGGACAGCGTCCTAGGGCAG GCGCAGCGGCGGGGCACATGGGACTGTCCCATCTGTCTAACCCCCGTGTTCAGCtcggggtgggggtcagggagggGAGGCGTGCTGCTCTCCTGCTCCCACCTCTTCCACCCCTCGTGTCTGGACGCATTTGAGAGCTTCGGCCAGGATCGGACGCCCTCCTGCCCGCTGTGCAGGTCGTCCTACAGCCGCAGACCGGTCTGA